A part of Marinifilum sp. JC120 genomic DNA contains:
- a CDS encoding (Fe-S)-binding protein, translated as MPVSKQLKKELQHTADECIDCGKCMTQCRFLAESGSPVSIALRALSSDEDADNVAVRSYACSTCGLCSAICPVAAEPDRMFKELRNHAQTNAIFRLDKYEPILNYERLGQRFPFKGEFIPDNCKTVFFPGCTLPAMHPDATRIAYKILKREDPTIGLVLNCCSKPSKMLGLKSRHEEGLSGLINRLERKGIKKILTACPNCHVTFKESNSKLEIISIYKRLKYSKFIPVRPNIKEVTVHDPCVIRDETEMHKHVRTLLKSLGIRVVEMRHNGKKTLCCGEGGATHFYKKAYAKYWSRKRITEAQKTGAPMVTYCAGCVNFLGFKYPTAHVLDLLLVKRKRIPKPVVFPFNYLNRLIFRFSGRK; from the coding sequence ATGCCAGTATCAAAGCAATTAAAAAAAGAATTACAGCACACAGCCGATGAATGCATAGACTGTGGCAAGTGTATGACTCAATGCCGTTTTCTTGCTGAAAGCGGCTCTCCTGTCTCGATCGCCCTGCGGGCACTTTCGTCTGATGAAGATGCAGACAACGTGGCAGTACGCTCATATGCCTGCTCCACCTGCGGACTATGCTCGGCCATTTGTCCGGTGGCAGCAGAACCGGACCGCATGTTCAAAGAGTTGCGTAACCACGCTCAGACCAATGCTATTTTCAGGCTGGACAAATACGAGCCGATTCTGAATTACGAACGGCTCGGTCAACGCTTCCCATTCAAGGGCGAATTCATCCCGGACAACTGCAAAACCGTATTTTTCCCGGGCTGCACTCTCCCGGCCATGCACCCTGATGCCACCAGAATTGCCTACAAAATTTTGAAGCGGGAAGACCCGACCATAGGACTGGTCCTTAACTGCTGCTCAAAACCATCCAAAATGCTTGGCCTAAAAAGCAGGCATGAGGAAGGCCTCTCAGGACTCATAAACAGGCTGGAACGTAAAGGAATAAAAAAAATCCTGACCGCCTGTCCCAATTGTCATGTCACTTTCAAGGAATCCAACTCAAAACTAGAGATTATTTCTATTTATAAAAGGTTGAAATATTCGAAATTTATTCCGGTCAGGCCAAACATAAAAGAAGTTACTGTCCATGACCCTTGCGTGATCCGTGATGAAACTGAAATGCACAAGCATGTACGCACCCTACTGAAGTCACTGGGTATCAGAGTTGTGGAAATGCGACACAACGGTAAAAAGACCCTCTGCTGCGGCGAGGGCGGAGCAACCCATTTCTATAAAAAGGCATACGCCAAATACTGGTCACGCAAACGGATTACCGAAGCACAGAAAACCGGAGCCCCCATGGTTACCTATTGCGCAGGATGCGTTAACTTTCTAGGCTTTAAGTACCCGACCGCCCACGTACTGGATCTGCTGCTGGTTAAACGCAAAAGAATACCCAAACCTGTTGTTTTCCCTTTCAACTACCTCAACCGTTTGATTTTCAGATTCAGCGGACGTAAATAA